From the Rhinatrema bivittatum chromosome 3, aRhiBiv1.1, whole genome shotgun sequence genome, one window contains:
- the SLC30A1 gene encoding zinc transporter 1 isoform X2, giving the protein MDCGPNRLKLACMLSLTFLFFLVEVVVSRITSSLAMLSDSFHMLSDVIALVVALIAVRFAEKTQSTKKNTFGWVRAEVMGALVNAVFLTALCFTIVLEAIERFTEPQEIEKPLVVIGVGAGGLLINLIGLAMFHGSSGGHGHSHGGGPAGGHGHPHAAGKNHRGRERCAEEGAAISKEETNNLVENGMTSETVPGKDGTLKGHTDHKTNGNVIFQDPSVTLEETDTQLNMRGVFLHVLGDALGSVIVVVNALVFYYIWKPCPEDGLCVNLCVKSQCLDHEHQNDTLVKLEQDAAMAGPCWVLFLDPALCLMMVCILLYTTYPLLKESGLILLQTVPKQIDFRTLNEKLVKVDGVEAVHDLHVWQLAGSKIIATAHIKCHDPATYMDVAKRIKDFFHNEGIHATTIQPEFSSVGHGGKDLRGSYCELSCRKQCPMKQCCERRNITRQQSSGAITLESIVESPENKAQRTKTHEDAASVVLDGDTDTKQFESSL; this is encoded by the exons ATGGACTGCGGGCCGAACCGACTGAAGCTGGCATGCATGCTATCGCtgaccttcctcttcttcctggtggaggtggtggtgagCCGCATCACCTCCTCGCTGGCCATGCTCTCGGACTCTTTCCACATGCTGTCCGACGTCATCGCCCTGGTGGTGGCCCTCATCGCTGTGCGCTTCGCCGAGAAGACCCAGTCCACCAAGAAGAACACCTTCGGCTGGGTGCGGGCCGAGGTGATGGGGGCCCTGGTTAACGCCGTCTTCCTCACCGCCCTTTGCTTCACCATCGTCCTGGAGGCAATCGAGCGCTTCACCGAGCCGCAGGAAATCGAAAAGCCTCTGGTGGTCATCGGCGTCGGGGCCGGCGGGCTGCTCATCAACCTGATCGGCCTGGCCATGTTCCACGGCAGCTCGGGCGGCCACGGCCACTCCCACGGTGGCGGCCCCGCCGGCGGCCACGGCCACCCCCACGCGGCCGGCAAGAACCACCGCGGCCGGGAGCGCTGCGCCGAGGAAGGAGCTGCCATCAGCAAAGAGGAGACCAACAATCTGGTGGAGAACGGCATGACTTCGGAAACTGTGCCAGGGAAAGACG GTACCCTGAAAGGACACACAGATCACAAAACAAATGGGAATGTTATATTTCAAGATCCCTCAGTTACATTGGAAGAAACTGACACACAGCTTAATATGCGAGGAGTTTTTCTGCATGTTCTTGGCGATGCCTTGGGTTCTGTGATTGTTGTAGTGAATGCTTTGGTCTTTTACTACATTTGGAAGCCCTGCCCTGAGGATGGACTATGTGTTAACCTATGTGTTAAAAGCCAATGCCTAGACCATGAACATCAAAATGATACTCTTGTAAAACTAGAACAAGATGCTGCAATGGCTGGTCCTTGTTGGGTGCTATTCTTGGATCCAGCTCTCTGTTTGATGATGGTTTGTATACTTTTATACACGACTTATCCATTACTTAAGGAATCGGGTCTCATTCTTTTACAAACTGTTCCCAAACAAATTGATTTTCGTACTTTAAATGAAAAACTAGTCAAAGTTGATGGCGTTGAAGCAGTCCATGACTTGCATGTGTGGCAGCTTGCAGGCAGCAAAATTATTGCCACAGCACATATAAAATGCCATGATCCAGCAACGTACATGGATGTGGCTAAGCGCATTAAAGACTTCTTTCACAATGAAGGAATCCATGCGACTACCATACAGCCTGAATTTTCTTCtgtgggccatggaggaaaggattTGAGAGGTTCATATTGTGAACTATCCTGTAGAAAGCAGTGTCCAATGAAGCAGTGTTGTGAGAGACGAAATATCACTAGACAGCAAAGTTCAGGTGCAATTACTTTAGAAAGCATTGTAGAATCTCCAGAAAATAAAGCCCAAAGAACTAAAACACATGAAGATGCAGCATCTGTTGTGTTAGACGGGGACACAGACACAAAGCAATTTGAATCATCTTTGTAA
- the SLC30A1 gene encoding zinc transporter 1 isoform X1 translates to MDCGPNRLKLACMLSLTFLFFLVEVVVSRITSSLAMLSDSFHMLSDVIALVVALIAVRFAEKTQSTKKNTFGWVRAEVMGALVNAVFLTALCFTIVLEAIERFTEPQEIEKPLVVIGVGAGGLLINLIGLAMFHGSSGGHGHSHGGGPAGGHGHPHAAGKNHRGRERCAEEGAAISKEETNNLVENGMTSETVPGKDAGTLKGHTDHKTNGNVIFQDPSVTLEETDTQLNMRGVFLHVLGDALGSVIVVVNALVFYYIWKPCPEDGLCVNLCVKSQCLDHEHQNDTLVKLEQDAAMAGPCWVLFLDPALCLMMVCILLYTTYPLLKESGLILLQTVPKQIDFRTLNEKLVKVDGVEAVHDLHVWQLAGSKIIATAHIKCHDPATYMDVAKRIKDFFHNEGIHATTIQPEFSSVGHGGKDLRGSYCELSCRKQCPMKQCCERRNITRQQSSGAITLESIVESPENKAQRTKTHEDAASVVLDGDTDTKQFESSL, encoded by the exons ATGGACTGCGGGCCGAACCGACTGAAGCTGGCATGCATGCTATCGCtgaccttcctcttcttcctggtggaggtggtggtgagCCGCATCACCTCCTCGCTGGCCATGCTCTCGGACTCTTTCCACATGCTGTCCGACGTCATCGCCCTGGTGGTGGCCCTCATCGCTGTGCGCTTCGCCGAGAAGACCCAGTCCACCAAGAAGAACACCTTCGGCTGGGTGCGGGCCGAGGTGATGGGGGCCCTGGTTAACGCCGTCTTCCTCACCGCCCTTTGCTTCACCATCGTCCTGGAGGCAATCGAGCGCTTCACCGAGCCGCAGGAAATCGAAAAGCCTCTGGTGGTCATCGGCGTCGGGGCCGGCGGGCTGCTCATCAACCTGATCGGCCTGGCCATGTTCCACGGCAGCTCGGGCGGCCACGGCCACTCCCACGGTGGCGGCCCCGCCGGCGGCCACGGCCACCCCCACGCGGCCGGCAAGAACCACCGCGGCCGGGAGCGCTGCGCCGAGGAAGGAGCTGCCATCAGCAAAGAGGAGACCAACAATCTGGTGGAGAACGGCATGACTTCGGAAACTGTGCCAGGGAAAGACG CAGGTACCCTGAAAGGACACACAGATCACAAAACAAATGGGAATGTTATATTTCAAGATCCCTCAGTTACATTGGAAGAAACTGACACACAGCTTAATATGCGAGGAGTTTTTCTGCATGTTCTTGGCGATGCCTTGGGTTCTGTGATTGTTGTAGTGAATGCTTTGGTCTTTTACTACATTTGGAAGCCCTGCCCTGAGGATGGACTATGTGTTAACCTATGTGTTAAAAGCCAATGCCTAGACCATGAACATCAAAATGATACTCTTGTAAAACTAGAACAAGATGCTGCAATGGCTGGTCCTTGTTGGGTGCTATTCTTGGATCCAGCTCTCTGTTTGATGATGGTTTGTATACTTTTATACACGACTTATCCATTACTTAAGGAATCGGGTCTCATTCTTTTACAAACTGTTCCCAAACAAATTGATTTTCGTACTTTAAATGAAAAACTAGTCAAAGTTGATGGCGTTGAAGCAGTCCATGACTTGCATGTGTGGCAGCTTGCAGGCAGCAAAATTATTGCCACAGCACATATAAAATGCCATGATCCAGCAACGTACATGGATGTGGCTAAGCGCATTAAAGACTTCTTTCACAATGAAGGAATCCATGCGACTACCATACAGCCTGAATTTTCTTCtgtgggccatggaggaaaggattTGAGAGGTTCATATTGTGAACTATCCTGTAGAAAGCAGTGTCCAATGAAGCAGTGTTGTGAGAGACGAAATATCACTAGACAGCAAAGTTCAGGTGCAATTACTTTAGAAAGCATTGTAGAATCTCCAGAAAATAAAGCCCAAAGAACTAAAACACATGAAGATGCAGCATCTGTTGTGTTAGACGGGGACACAGACACAAAGCAATTTGAATCATCTTTGTAA